A window of Flavobacterium flavigenum contains these coding sequences:
- a CDS encoding alpha-L-fucosidase, protein MKNIFLLLSYFLIITPICSQEIVKSPEPFGPLPTQKQLDWHEMEFYAFVHFSLNTFTNKEWGYGDESPELFNPTALDTRQWARIVKQAGMKGIILVAKHHDGFCLWPSAYTERSVKNSPWKNGKGDVVKELAAACKEYGLKLGLYLSPWDRNHAQYGKPEYITYFRNQLKELLTNYGDVFEMWFDGANGGDGYYGGANETRKINTLEYYDWDETYKLIYKTAPKTLVWGVGPSEARWIGNEEGRAGKTNWSLLRQKDELAGKVHYTEFMSGHEDGEKWVPGEADVSIRPGWFYHSIEDDKVRSLDEMVDIYYESIGRNANLLLNLPVDKRGLVHENDEARLTELISTIKADFKTELLAGTKVSADNVRGNSSLFTAKNVTDGDRNTYWATDDNVKKASIVFDFGKPLAINRILLQEYIKLGQRIKAFTVEARIDGNWKTVANETTIGYKRILRIDRIKASALKINITDSKACVVISNIEAYNAPTFVKSPVIGRDKNGNVSMKSEEGNDIYYTTDGSKPSVKSNLYKEGFKYNKAVVIKAIAVHKNENSSSAVTTAKYGVSKEKWKVVSTSSGDMNSVNRIIDGNPDTDWDFGGGSNNLSEELVIDMGTTIKINGFTYIPQQVGNNLNLISKYEFYTSLDNSKWTMQSQGEFSNIKNNPIEQVKTFTQSKARYLRFVAKSNDGRKGQVFSIGEINVVEN, encoded by the coding sequence ATGAAAAATATTTTTTTATTGCTGAGTTATTTTTTAATCATAACACCAATCTGTTCTCAGGAAATCGTGAAATCTCCCGAGCCATTTGGTCCGTTGCCAACACAAAAACAATTGGATTGGCATGAAATGGAATTTTATGCTTTTGTTCATTTCTCTTTAAATACGTTCACTAACAAAGAATGGGGTTATGGAGATGAATCGCCTGAATTGTTTAATCCAACAGCTTTAGATACAAGGCAATGGGCGCGTATTGTCAAACAGGCAGGAATGAAGGGAATCATTTTAGTGGCCAAACATCATGACGGTTTTTGCTTATGGCCATCAGCTTACACAGAACGCTCTGTTAAAAATTCTCCCTGGAAAAACGGAAAAGGAGATGTTGTAAAAGAATTGGCTGCTGCCTGCAAAGAGTATGGTTTAAAATTAGGGCTGTATCTTTCACCATGGGATAGAAACCATGCTCAATACGGTAAACCGGAATACATCACCTATTTCAGAAATCAGCTGAAAGAGTTGCTTACTAATTATGGTGATGTTTTCGAAATGTGGTTTGATGGTGCCAATGGTGGTGATGGTTATTATGGCGGAGCCAATGAAACAAGAAAAATCAATACGCTGGAATACTACGATTGGGATGAAACCTATAAACTCATCTACAAAACTGCACCTAAAACTTTGGTCTGGGGAGTCGGTCCGTCTGAAGCGAGATGGATTGGAAATGAAGAAGGACGTGCCGGAAAAACCAATTGGTCGCTTTTACGTCAAAAAGATGAATTAGCGGGCAAAGTTCATTATACTGAATTTATGTCGGGGCATGAAGACGGCGAAAAATGGGTTCCGGGTGAAGCCGATGTTTCCATCAGACCAGGTTGGTTTTATCATAGTATTGAAGATGACAAAGTACGCTCACTTGATGAAATGGTTGATATATATTATGAATCTATTGGCCGTAATGCGAATTTATTATTGAATCTCCCGGTTGATAAAAGAGGTTTGGTTCATGAAAATGACGAAGCGCGGCTAACAGAATTAATTTCAACCATAAAAGCCGATTTTAAAACGGAATTATTAGCAGGGACAAAAGTTTCTGCTGATAATGTAAGAGGAAACAGTTCTTTATTTACAGCAAAAAATGTAACAGACGGAGATAGAAATACTTACTGGGCTACAGACGATAATGTAAAAAAAGCTTCAATTGTATTTGATTTTGGAAAACCTTTAGCAATCAATCGGATTCTGCTTCAGGAATATATAAAATTAGGACAACGCATTAAGGCTTTTACAGTTGAAGCCAGGATTGATGGAAACTGGAAAACGGTTGCCAATGAAACCACTATTGGCTATAAAAGAATTTTAAGGATAGACAGAATTAAGGCCTCGGCACTTAAAATAAACATTACCGACTCAAAAGCGTGTGTTGTAATTTCGAATATTGAAGCTTATAATGCGCCAACTTTTGTGAAGTCTCCTGTCATTGGGCGTGATAAAAATGGAAATGTATCTATGAAATCTGAAGAAGGGAATGATATTTATTATACTACTGATGGTTCTAAGCCATCTGTAAAAAGTAACTTGTATAAGGAGGGTTTTAAGTACAATAAAGCAGTAGTGATAAAAGCGATAGCAGTCCATAAAAATGAAAATAGCAGCAGTGCAGTCACAACAGCAAAGTATGGAGTTTCAAAAGAGAAATGGAAAGTTGTGAGCACTTCGAGTGGGGATATGAACTCTGTAAATAGAATAATAGACGGAAATCCTGATACAGACTGGGATTTTGGTGGCGGGAGTAATAATCTTTCAGAGGAATTAGTAATTGATATGGGAACCACGATCAAAATAAATGGCTTCACTTATATTCCTCAGCAAGTAGGAAATAATCTTAACCTGATATCAAAATATGAGTTCTATACCAGTTTAGATAATAGCAAATGGACCATGCAATCTCAGGGAGAATTTTCGAACATTAAAAACAACCCCATAGAGCAGGTAAAAACATTTACCCAAAGCAAGGCAAGATATCTGCGATTTGTCGCTAAATCAAATGATGGAAGAAAAGGCCAGGTATTTTCTATTGGCGAAATAAATGTGGTCGAAAACTAA
- a CDS encoding helix-turn-helix domain-containing protein gives MNRIYSDNGTLFLGLESEKTQLLDSPVQFSVYTVIFISEGEGIYHADFASFTFKAPVVLFSTPQQCIYIRETKKITLTTLQFHGDFYCIEFHRNEVACNGLLFNNIYLEPSVKLTDEQHTFYTQITANIAEELLQREPSEIVLRALLQLFLAKSSSIKMNSSDRLKLKKDEKMDDFRILLEENFLTLHKPGDYASLLSITPNSLTKQCNNRFGKTPTQLIQERLILEAKKHLHLTRLSIKEIAFALKFQDEYYFSRVFKKMTKMSPQMFRKTTGISIVADLSKE, from the coding sequence ATGAACAGGATATATTCTGATAACGGAACACTATTCCTTGGCCTGGAATCTGAAAAAACTCAGTTACTGGATAGCCCTGTTCAATTTAGTGTATATACTGTTATATTCATTAGTGAAGGTGAAGGAATTTATCATGCAGACTTTGCTTCTTTTACATTTAAAGCTCCTGTGGTACTTTTCTCTACTCCTCAGCAGTGCATTTATATCAGAGAAACTAAAAAAATAACCTTAACAACTTTACAATTTCACGGAGACTTTTACTGTATTGAATTTCACAGAAATGAGGTAGCCTGCAACGGATTGTTATTCAATAATATTTATCTGGAACCTTCTGTAAAACTAACAGATGAACAGCATACCTTTTATACGCAGATAACAGCCAATATTGCTGAAGAATTACTGCAGAGAGAACCCTCAGAAATTGTACTTAGAGCGCTTTTACAGCTTTTTCTCGCCAAGTCAAGCAGTATCAAGATGAACAGTTCAGACAGGTTGAAATTGAAGAAGGACGAAAAAATGGATGATTTCAGAATACTGCTGGAAGAAAATTTTCTGACCCTGCATAAACCTGGTGATTATGCATCATTGTTATCCATTACGCCAAACAGCCTGACCAAACAATGTAATAATCGCTTTGGTAAAACACCAACACAACTGATTCAGGAACGTTTAATTCTTGAGGCTAAAAAACATCTTCACCTTACAAGACTCAGCATTAAAGAAATTGCATTTGCTTTAAAATTCCAGGACGAATATTATTTCAGTCGTGTGTTTAAAAAAATGACAAAAATGTCACCTCAAATGTTTAGAAAAACCACCGGCATATCCATTGTAGCAGATTTGTCTAAGGAATAA
- a CDS encoding DUF417 family protein — protein sequence MKSSILNTIANLDKAGKKMVRAGIVIVFLWIGGLKFFTYEADGIVPFVANSPFMSFFYETPSDYKNYTNKEGELIAENHQWHINNNTYGFSNGLGILLIGIAFLVAIHNWAPLASIIGSILVFILTIGTLSFLITTPESWVPHLTDHQFGFPYLSGRGRLVLKDIVILGASLITMSESATLYLKRKG from the coding sequence ATGAAAAGTAGCATTCTAAACACAATAGCAAATCTGGACAAAGCCGGAAAAAAGATGGTTCGAGCAGGCATCGTGATAGTTTTTCTGTGGATTGGCGGACTCAAATTCTTCACTTACGAAGCTGACGGGATTGTGCCCTTTGTAGCAAACAGTCCATTTATGTCTTTTTTTTACGAAACCCCTTCAGATTATAAAAATTATACAAACAAAGAAGGTGAACTAATTGCTGAAAATCACCAGTGGCACATAAACAATAATACTTACGGTTTTTCAAATGGACTGGGTATTTTGTTGATAGGCATTGCATTTCTGGTTGCAATTCATAATTGGGCACCACTAGCCAGTATCATTGGCAGTATATTGGTTTTTATACTCACCATCGGAACACTTTCATTTTTAATTACTACACCCGAAAGCTGGGTTCCTCATCTGACAGATCATCAATTTGGCTTCCCGTACTTATCAGGAAGAGGAAGACTAGTTCTTAAAGATATTGTTATACTTGGCGCATCATTAATAACGATGAGTGAATCTGCAACACTTTATCTAAAAAGAAAGGGATAA
- a CDS encoding O-acetylhomoserine aminocarboxypropyltransferase/cysteine synthase family protein, which yields MSTTKNLKFETLQVHAGQVPDPTTGSRAVPIYQTSSYVFENAQHGANLFALKAFGNIYTRLQNPTTDVFEKRIAALEGGVAALATASGQAAQFIALNNILEAGDNFVSSSNIYGGTYNQFKVAFKRIGVTVQFTKETTAEAFESLINENTKALYLETIGNPSYDIPDFDKIAAVAKKHDLPLIVDNTFGAGGYLFRPLEHGAAIVVESATKWIGGHGTSIGGVIVDGGTYNWGNGKFKQFSEPSEGYHGLVFADAFGVSSPFGNIQFAIRARVEGLRDFGPAISPFNSFQLIQGLETLSLRVQRHVDNALEIAKWLEAHPQVEKVNYPGLESSPSYANAQKYFKKGYGAVLSFQIKGDVTKADAFIDSLELISHLANVGDTKSLIIHPAATTHQQLSEEAQKAAGVFVGLLRLSVGIEHIDDIKADLQQAFDKIK from the coding sequence ATGTCAACAACCAAAAATTTAAAATTCGAAACACTACAGGTACATGCAGGGCAAGTTCCTGATCCAACAACAGGGTCAAGAGCAGTGCCAATTTATCAAACGAGTTCATATGTGTTTGAAAATGCACAACATGGTGCCAACCTGTTTGCATTGAAAGCGTTCGGAAATATTTACACCCGCCTTCAAAATCCCACCACAGATGTTTTTGAAAAACGTATTGCTGCATTAGAGGGAGGTGTTGCTGCATTAGCAACTGCTTCAGGACAGGCGGCACAATTTATTGCATTAAACAATATTTTGGAAGCCGGAGACAACTTTGTATCAAGCAGCAATATCTACGGAGGTACTTACAATCAATTCAAAGTCGCCTTCAAAAGAATCGGAGTTACCGTTCAATTCACAAAAGAGACTACAGCCGAAGCTTTTGAGTCACTAATTAACGAAAACACCAAAGCATTATATCTGGAAACAATTGGAAATCCGAGTTACGACATTCCTGACTTTGATAAAATTGCAGCTGTTGCTAAAAAACATGATCTGCCTTTGATTGTTGATAATACATTTGGAGCTGGCGGTTATTTATTCAGACCCTTGGAACATGGGGCTGCTATAGTGGTTGAATCTGCAACAAAATGGATTGGTGGTCATGGTACAAGTATAGGCGGTGTGATTGTTGACGGAGGAACCTATAACTGGGGCAATGGGAAATTCAAACAATTTTCAGAACCTTCTGAAGGCTATCACGGACTAGTTTTCGCTGATGCTTTTGGAGTTAGTAGTCCGTTTGGTAACATTCAGTTTGCAATCCGCGCGCGTGTCGAAGGTCTACGTGATTTTGGTCCAGCTATCTCACCATTCAATTCATTCCAGCTAATTCAAGGGTTAGAAACATTATCGTTACGTGTTCAGCGCCATGTTGATAACGCTTTAGAAATTGCGAAATGGCTGGAAGCGCATCCACAGGTTGAGAAAGTAAATTATCCGGGACTTGAAAGTTCGCCAAGTTATGCTAATGCACAGAAATATTTTAAAAAAGGATACGGTGCAGTTTTGTCATTTCAAATAAAAGGCGATGTTACAAAAGCAGATGCGTTTATTGACAGCTTAGAATTAATCAGCCATTTGGCCAATGTAGGTGATACAAAATCCCTGATTATTCACCCTGCAGCAACAACACATCAGCAACTGAGTGAAGAAGCACAAAAAGCAGCTGGAGTATTTGTCGGACTCCTTCGCTTATCTGTCGGAATTGAGCATATCGATGATATCAAAGCAGATCTGCAACAAGCTTTTGATAAAATAAAGTAA